Proteins from one uncultured Cohaesibacter sp. genomic window:
- a CDS encoding Lrp/AsnC family transcriptional regulator — protein MNLEKLDKRDRQILNLLQDNGRLSNAELAERVNLSPSACLRRVKQLEDSGLVAGYHMHLDMKACGMSGAAFVFVTLDGQGRESLARFERAIKDINEIQDCYLLAGQYDYLLRVIYRNAADLERIHHDILTNLPGVVRVNSTLTLRAVKHTGKLTV, from the coding sequence ATGAACCTCGAAAAACTGGATAAAAGAGATCGGCAGATTCTCAATCTCTTGCAGGACAATGGGCGGCTAAGCAACGCAGAGTTGGCCGAGCGGGTCAATCTCTCTCCATCGGCCTGCCTGCGCCGGGTCAAGCAACTGGAAGACAGCGGACTTGTAGCGGGCTATCACATGCATCTGGACATGAAGGCCTGCGGCATGTCCGGAGCGGCTTTCGTATTTGTGACACTGGATGGACAGGGGCGCGAGTCGCTGGCCCGGTTCGAACGGGCCATCAAGGATATAAACGAGATTCAGGACTGCTATCTGCTGGCTGGTCAATATGACTATCTGCTGCGCGTCATCTATCGCAATGCCGCCGATCTGGAACGCATCCATCATGACATCCTGACCAACCTGCCCGGCGTTGTACGGGTTAATTCGACCCTCACCTTGCGCGCAGTCAAGCATACAGGCAAGCTGACGGTCTGA
- a CDS encoding response regulator transcription factor, with protein MQNNTHILVIEDDTEIQSLLAALLQRNGWTASLASNGREADAIMARSFVDLILLDVMLPGEDGLSICARVRSISTVPILILSAKGEDIDRVVGLELGADDYMSKPFNPRELEARIKAMLRRSRMSIKDSRMQAPILYFGGKWQLDVRKRELMDYNGVQTHLTPAEFDLLRVFCERPGLTLTREQLIELTQGPNTGATERSIDILVSRLRRKLESGEDGQKLIHTVRSGGYEFIAEVQEQREPA; from the coding sequence ATGCAGAACAATACGCATATCCTTGTTATCGAAGATGACACCGAAATCCAGTCGCTGCTTGCGGCTCTTTTGCAGCGCAACGGCTGGACAGCTTCGCTGGCCTCCAATGGACGCGAAGCGGACGCCATTATGGCGCGCAGCTTTGTCGATTTGATCCTTCTTGATGTCATGCTTCCGGGAGAAGACGGTCTGAGTATCTGTGCTCGCGTGCGCTCCATTTCCACGGTTCCCATTCTGATTCTCTCTGCAAAGGGTGAAGATATCGATAGGGTGGTCGGGCTGGAGCTGGGCGCTGATGACTATATGTCCAAACCCTTCAATCCCCGAGAGCTGGAAGCCAGAATCAAGGCGATGCTGCGCCGCAGCCGCATGTCGATCAAAGACAGTCGTATGCAGGCACCGATCCTCTATTTCGGAGGCAAATGGCAGCTCGACGTCAGAAAGCGCGAGCTTATGGATTATAATGGTGTGCAGACCCACCTCACACCGGCTGAATTTGATTTATTGCGTGTCTTCTGCGAGCGCCCCGGTTTGACCTTGACCCGCGAGCAGCTGATCGAGCTGACACAGGGCCCCAATACTGGGGCGACCGAACGCAGCATCGATATTCTCGTTTCGCGTTTGCGGCGCAAGCTCGAAAGCGGAGAAGATGGACAAAAGCTGATCCATACCGTGCGTTCGGGCGGCTATGAATTCATTGCTGAAGTTCAGGAACAGCGCGAGCCTGCATGA
- the ribB gene encoding 3,4-dihydroxy-2-butanone-4-phosphate synthase gives MADMERVAKAIRAFENGEMVVVTDDDDRENEGDLIVAATKITPEQMGFIIRHSSGIVCAPMTGESARRLNLNPMVAHNDAPLSTAFTVSVDYKHGTTTGISAEERCITVHGLANGNAVSSDFVRPGHIFPLIAKEGGVLVRSGHTEAAVDLCNLAGLPPVGVISELVNDDGTVKKGPDIITFAEEHGITHVSVADLIAYRQRIERLVEQIEDFPIDTRHGPARAVTFKAKFDDMEHVALIFGDIRDGKDVPVRIHQENVLADIFGTSGTLDKISEKFAADRGVLVYLRDGSPCVATGSMRPRDGLELAQNEEHSSAKGRDNDWRDIGLGAQILKDLGISSIRLLSSRERNYVGLDGFGLEITGTDII, from the coding sequence ATGGCCGATATGGAACGGGTAGCCAAAGCCATCCGCGCATTTGAAAATGGCGAAATGGTCGTTGTAACCGACGATGATGATCGTGAAAATGAAGGCGATCTGATTGTTGCTGCGACCAAGATCACTCCCGAGCAGATGGGCTTCATCATTCGACACAGCTCCGGTATTGTTTGCGCGCCCATGACAGGGGAGAGCGCACGCCGGCTGAACCTCAACCCGATGGTGGCTCACAATGATGCGCCACTCTCTACGGCCTTTACGGTTTCTGTCGACTATAAGCATGGCACCACCACCGGCATTTCGGCCGAAGAGCGCTGCATCACGGTGCATGGCCTTGCCAATGGCAATGCCGTATCCAGCGATTTCGTGCGCCCGGGCCATATTTTCCCGCTGATCGCCAAAGAGGGCGGCGTGCTGGTGCGTTCCGGTCATACCGAGGCTGCGGTGGATTTGTGTAATCTGGCCGGTTTGCCACCGGTTGGTGTCATCTCCGAGCTGGTCAATGATGATGGTACGGTCAAAAAGGGCCCGGACATTATCACCTTCGCTGAAGAGCATGGCATCACTCATGTATCCGTGGCTGATCTCATTGCCTATCGCCAGCGCATCGAGCGCCTGGTCGAACAGATCGAGGATTTTCCGATCGACACCCGCCATGGTCCGGCCCGCGCCGTGACCTTCAAGGCCAAGTTCGACGATATGGAACATGTGGCTTTGATCTTCGGCGATATCCGCGACGGCAAGGATGTTCCCGTGCGTATCCATCAGGAAAATGTGCTGGCCGATATTTTTGGCACCTCCGGCACACTGGACAAGATTTCCGAGAAATTCGCAGCTGATCGTGGTGTGCTTGTTTATCTGCGTGACGGCTCCCCTTGTGTGGCCACCGGCTCCATGCGTCCGCGTGATGGCTTGGAACTGGCCCAGAATGAAGAGCATTCCAGCGCCAAGGGCCGCGACAATGACTGGCGCGACATTGGCCTTGGCGCGCAGATCCTGAAGGATCTGGGTATCTCTTCCATTCGCCTGCTTTCCTCGCGCGAGCGCAATTATGTGGGCCTTGACGGCTTCGGTCTGGAAATCACCGGCACGGACATCATCTGA
- a CDS encoding PepSY-associated TM helix domain-containing protein: MSFRRIIFWAHLIVGVATGLVIFALALTGVLLTYEMQIKAAFDPSVEPAVGQTQVLSADEILQIAKPAFPGQTATLNFYSDTSKPVSVSAGRHDSKLINQYDGSFIENESNPTEGFFGFMENIHRNLAMGFNSVGGDIVKISNVAFLFIILSGAYLWLPRKWKWPFLKQKIFFQKLPTSKARDFNWHHVFSFWVIIPLVAVVGSGAVLSYQWASDAVFAVAGLEAPQGRGQGKGMWANSSGGGASELPVDQLVSFQSLLDKAKGVESGWNSISIIVPNSDKAKTVDVLIDTGNGKQAQTQQTITYDRETGDVASVKGPNEMATPTQALRRYIRFLHTGEVYGFIGQTLAGIASLACLFLVWTGFALAWRRLISPLFRTKATPTMRAHS, from the coding sequence ATGTCTTTCAGACGAATTATTTTCTGGGCTCACCTGATTGTGGGTGTTGCCACGGGCCTTGTGATATTTGCACTGGCCCTGACGGGCGTTCTGTTGACCTATGAAATGCAGATCAAGGCAGCGTTCGATCCGAGTGTTGAACCTGCGGTTGGCCAGACACAAGTTTTGTCGGCAGATGAAATCCTGCAGATTGCCAAACCGGCCTTCCCCGGCCAAACCGCTACGCTGAATTTCTACAGCGATACAAGCAAGCCTGTCTCCGTTTCTGCCGGGCGACACGACTCAAAACTGATCAACCAGTATGACGGCAGCTTCATTGAGAACGAGAGCAACCCCACCGAGGGCTTCTTCGGTTTCATGGAAAATATCCATCGCAATCTGGCCATGGGCTTCAATTCCGTGGGCGGCGATATCGTCAAGATCAGCAATGTGGCCTTCCTGTTCATCATCCTTTCAGGGGCCTATCTGTGGCTGCCACGCAAATGGAAATGGCCATTCCTCAAACAGAAGATATTCTTCCAGAAATTGCCGACATCCAAGGCACGCGATTTCAATTGGCACCATGTCTTTTCCTTCTGGGTGATCATCCCGCTTGTTGCTGTGGTCGGGTCTGGTGCCGTGTTGTCCTATCAGTGGGCCAGCGATGCAGTCTTTGCCGTTGCCGGTCTGGAAGCGCCACAAGGGCGCGGTCAGGGCAAGGGCATGTGGGCAAATTCTTCTGGTGGTGGCGCCTCTGAGTTGCCTGTTGACCAGCTTGTTTCCTTCCAGTCCCTTCTGGACAAGGCCAAGGGCGTGGAAAGCGGCTGGAACAGCATTTCCATCATTGTGCCAAACTCTGACAAGGCAAAGACCGTGGATGTTCTGATCGATACGGGCAATGGCAAACAGGCACAGACCCAACAGACCATTACCTATGACAGGGAAACGGGTGATGTCGCCTCCGTCAAGGGCCCCAACGAGATGGCCACGCCAACGCAGGCCCTGCGCCGCTACATCCGCTTTCTGCATACGGGCGAAGTCTATGGTTTTATCGGGCAGACCCTTGCGGGTATCGCGTCTCTGGCCTGCCTGTTTCTCGTATGGACCGGATTTGCTCTGGCCTGGCGGCGCCTCATTTCGCCGCTGTTCCGCACCAAGGCCACCCCGACCATGAGAGCACACAGTTAA
- a CDS encoding ceramidase domain-containing protein has product MSTQTLMTSIDIYCERTDAGYWSEPINAITNLSFILAALWGYWTYHRLHKKNGETKEDILILIAIFMAGLIGVGSFLFHTHAQVWSSFADVIPIWTFVAYYLFLAIYRIVGTSLVRAFRIYGITFVCIIAVLFAFSRFLLATSETDAGGDGLNGSTQYLPGIIALYGFALVLQLRKHAARGWILAAAVVFTMSIFFRTIDMRVCSAFPLGTHFLWHTLNGLFIGLLLQTLVRFGRKSERATVVDETS; this is encoded by the coding sequence ATGTCGACACAAACGCTGATGACGTCGATTGACATTTATTGCGAGCGGACGGATGCAGGCTATTGGTCAGAGCCGATCAATGCGATAACCAACCTGTCATTCATACTTGCTGCGCTTTGGGGATATTGGACCTACCACAGATTGCACAAAAAAAATGGAGAAACAAAAGAGGATATTTTGATCCTTATTGCCATCTTCATGGCAGGCCTTATCGGCGTGGGCTCTTTCCTGTTTCACACCCATGCGCAAGTTTGGTCCTCTTTTGCCGATGTCATCCCGATCTGGACCTTCGTTGCCTATTATCTGTTTCTTGCGATCTACCGTATCGTGGGCACATCTCTTGTCCGCGCATTCCGGATCTATGGCATCACCTTTGTCTGCATCATCGCCGTTCTTTTCGCTTTCTCACGGTTTCTGTTGGCAACCAGTGAAACGGACGCCGGTGGCGATGGGTTAAATGGCTCGACCCAATATCTACCAGGCATCATCGCGCTTTATGGCTTCGCGCTGGTCTTGCAACTGCGCAAACATGCCGCAAGAGGATGGATCTTGGCAGCTGCTGTCGTGTTCACCATGTCGATTTTCTTCCGCACAATCGACATGCGCGTATGCAGCGCTTTTCCGCTCGGCACGCATTTTTTATGGCACACGCTCAACGGGCTCTTTATCGGCCTGCTGCTTCAGACGTTGGTACGCTTTGGCCGCAAAAGTGAACGCGCAACTGTAGTGGACGAGACAAGTTGA
- a CDS encoding SRPBCC domain-containing protein, which yields MLKPIVKVIEVPCDALAAYQLFSMGMGSWWPLETRSISIHSTGIPAKALETDPVAGGAIIEIASDDTRHVWGSFTDCDQPNSLAINFHMGQPQDHATYLTVSFLEMNAHRTLVKLVHGGWDCYGAIAAMMRDGYDTGWNEIFCFHYARSCEKPRFLRRA from the coding sequence ATGCTCAAACCGATCGTCAAAGTGATTGAAGTCCCTTGCGACGCGCTCGCTGCCTACCAGCTCTTTTCCATGGGCATGGGCAGTTGGTGGCCTCTTGAGACGCGCTCGATTTCAATCCATAGCACCGGCATACCTGCCAAGGCACTCGAAACCGATCCGGTGGCAGGGGGGGCGATCATTGAAATCGCCTCGGATGATACGCGCCATGTGTGGGGTAGTTTTACCGACTGTGATCAGCCCAACTCGCTTGCAATCAATTTTCATATGGGCCAGCCGCAGGATCATGCGACCTATCTCACAGTGAGCTTTCTGGAAATGAATGCCCATCGCACGCTGGTCAAACTGGTGCATGGCGGATGGGATTGCTATGGCGCAATCGCAGCCATGATGCGGGATGGATATGATACGGGCTGGAACGAAATCTTCTGCTTCCACTATGCCCGCTCCTGCGAAAAGCCACGCTTTTTGCGCCGCGCCTGA
- a CDS encoding N-acetyltransferase, with the protein MTHLSKIPTFTIRQASLDDFDAMGPLWHLLDGYHQGQDPKRFPGTPKDAPRSTAYIAELIHCADRALLVAEQCPTIEGERGSLIGLSLVTLKTCPPGPVFPVRVMFEIDNLVVDETCRRRGVARALLAASEEWAKENGASEMLLNVYAFNEGAKRFYESLGFQPLRIQMVHAL; encoded by the coding sequence ATGACGCATTTATCAAAAATCCCCACTTTTACCATAAGGCAGGCCAGCCTTGACGATTTTGACGCCATGGGCCCGCTATGGCATCTGCTAGATGGCTACCATCAGGGGCAGGACCCCAAGCGCTTTCCCGGTACGCCAAAGGATGCGCCGCGCAGCACGGCCTATATCGCCGAGCTGATCCATTGTGCAGACCGCGCCCTGCTGGTGGCAGAACAATGCCCGACGATCGAAGGGGAACGCGGTTCGCTGATCGGGCTTAGCCTCGTGACATTGAAAACCTGCCCACCCGGGCCTGTCTTTCCGGTACGGGTGATGTTCGAGATTGACAATCTTGTCGTGGATGAAACCTGCCGCCGGCGGGGTGTTGCGCGCGCTCTTTTGGCCGCTTCGGAGGAGTGGGCAAAAGAGAATGGGGCTAGTGAAATGTTGCTCAATGTCTATGCCTTCAATGAGGGAGCCAAGCGCTTTTATGAATCTCTGGGCTTTCAGCCCCTGCGAATCCAGATGGTTCATGCCTTGTGA
- a CDS encoding class I SAM-dependent RNA methyltransferase, producing MTDPVEITIDELGAKGDGIAYHGGGSLYVPFTLEGERVRVTPMEERGELEDIVTPSPNRVEPICPLFQTCGGCTMQHMAPEAYGAWKQDLVRDALASRGFEDLAINPLVATKPGERRRAVLTARLIGRRLLFGYHEARSTRVVDVDHCPLLVPALNALLPKLADYLPLFMTKKKEARITLLATHSGVDLSLDDVKDMRGGQDYLKAVEMAEDLDLARLSANGETLLERRPPLLRMGAAQVSPPAGAFVQAEEGAERAMAKMVLESVGDAKRVIDLFCGSGTFALRLAKKAQVWALEGEDTALKSLERAWRFGDKLKGIKMERRDLFRRPLLASEMKKFDALVFDPPRAGAKAQCEEIAKSQLPVVVAVSCNPGTLARDLRILVDGGYTIASVTPVDQFLYSPHVECVVTLTR from the coding sequence GTGACAGACCCTGTTGAAATCACAATCGACGAACTTGGCGCCAAGGGCGACGGGATCGCCTATCATGGAGGCGGCAGCCTGTATGTTCCCTTCACGCTGGAAGGAGAGCGCGTTCGCGTTACGCCAATGGAAGAGCGTGGCGAACTCGAAGACATCGTCACACCGTCTCCGAACAGGGTCGAGCCGATCTGTCCGCTGTTCCAAACCTGTGGCGGCTGCACCATGCAGCATATGGCGCCAGAGGCTTATGGCGCATGGAAACAGGATCTTGTGAGGGATGCTCTCGCCTCTCGCGGCTTTGAAGATCTTGCGATCAATCCGCTGGTTGCCACCAAGCCGGGCGAGCGCCGCAGAGCCGTTTTGACCGCGCGCCTCATCGGTCGCCGCCTGCTGTTTGGTTATCATGAAGCCCGCTCGACACGGGTGGTCGATGTGGACCATTGCCCGCTTCTTGTGCCTGCTCTCAATGCGCTGTTGCCGAAGCTGGCTGACTATCTGCCTCTGTTCATGACCAAGAAGAAAGAGGCCCGCATCACCCTACTGGCAACCCATTCGGGCGTTGATCTCAGTTTGGATGACGTCAAGGATATGCGGGGTGGCCAAGACTATCTCAAAGCCGTTGAAATGGCCGAAGATCTGGATCTTGCGCGCCTTTCAGCCAATGGCGAGACACTGCTCGAACGCCGCCCTCCGCTGTTGCGCATGGGGGCAGCACAGGTCAGCCCGCCTGCCGGGGCCTTCGTGCAGGCCGAGGAAGGCGCCGAACGCGCTATGGCCAAGATGGTTCTTGAGAGCGTGGGCGACGCCAAGCGTGTGATTGATCTTTTCTGTGGCTCGGGCACCTTCGCCCTGCGGCTGGCAAAGAAAGCACAAGTCTGGGCACTGGAAGGCGAGGATACGGCGCTCAAATCGCTTGAACGTGCATGGCGCTTTGGCGACAAGCTCAAAGGCATCAAGATGGAACGCCGCGATCTGTTCCGCCGCCCGTTGCTGGCCTCCGAAATGAAGAAATTCGATGCCCTCGTGTTCGACCCGCCACGCGCTGGCGCCAAGGCGCAATGCGAGGAGATCGCCAAGTCCCAGCTACCGGTCGTTGTTGCCGTCTCCTGCAATCCGGGCACGCTGGCCCGTGACTTGCGGATTCTGGTGGATGGTGGCTACACAATTGCTTCGGTCACGCCGGTCGATCAGTTTTTATATTCTCCGCATGTAGAATGCGTCGTTACGCTCACTCGCTAG
- a CDS encoding HAMP domain-containing sensor histidine kinase, translating into MKHLRWFAFLNSIAGQLLVLLILATALFLTGIYISVRAARDAPLAPPVMLFTERQIGIAETLAQLPEAQASSFLEKMRVQHPGVDYQLLSREDPRLEGLTWVSRNLALKDQTHEASANRPSSGDATPQQEPQRDPFFDSLANPQKVGIPLARTLSAEGSNMVHVTIYSRMPFQKVISASIHIQIRTPPNRQVESILVFTIVCMSLLLLWAIIFLIRPLRRLAQATNNIANENATPQKVDVAGPTELRVAALALNKMQDRIHQLIDDRTRMLAAVGHDLRTPVTRLRLRADTVEPEEVKTAFLRDLNMMDGLLKRLMTYFSKGEMDDDPVRLELSSLVDSLVCEWDDAGEAVQLVGYANMTILARPNDLMRMVDNLIDNAIKYAGSCEVSLSREEGEQGGVACLRVIDHGPGIAQEDKLHLLEPFERGDKARTMNDKSGFGLGLAIARKVAQMHQATLELTDTTGGGLTVVVRFPIAS; encoded by the coding sequence ATGAAACACCTCCGCTGGTTTGCATTTCTGAACTCCATTGCCGGACAGCTGCTCGTGCTGCTTATTCTGGCAACGGCTCTTTTCCTGACCGGCATCTATATATCTGTCCGTGCGGCGCGTGATGCGCCGCTCGCTCCCCCTGTAATGCTCTTCACCGAACGACAGATCGGCATAGCCGAGACGCTCGCGCAATTGCCTGAGGCGCAGGCGAGTTCCTTTCTGGAAAAAATGCGGGTGCAACATCCCGGTGTAGACTATCAACTCCTTTCCAGAGAAGACCCGCGTCTGGAAGGGCTCACGTGGGTGTCGCGTAATCTGGCGCTCAAAGACCAGACACATGAAGCGTCCGCCAATCGGCCTAGTTCGGGGGATGCAACCCCACAGCAGGAGCCCCAAAGAGACCCGTTCTTTGATAGTCTTGCCAATCCTCAAAAGGTAGGCATTCCGCTGGCCCGTACATTGTCTGCTGAGGGGAGCAATATGGTTCATGTAACCATCTACTCCCGCATGCCGTTCCAGAAGGTTATCAGCGCCAGCATTCATATCCAGATCAGGACACCCCCAAACCGTCAGGTTGAGAGTATTCTGGTCTTCACAATCGTCTGCATGTCTCTGTTGTTGCTTTGGGCGATTATCTTCCTGATCCGGCCCTTGCGCCGTCTGGCACAAGCAACCAATAACATTGCCAATGAAAATGCCACGCCGCAAAAGGTGGATGTCGCCGGCCCAACCGAATTGCGTGTCGCTGCGCTGGCCCTGAACAAGATGCAGGACCGTATTCATCAGCTCATTGATGACCGGACCCGCATGCTAGCGGCGGTCGGGCATGATCTGCGTACGCCTGTCACACGGTTGCGCCTGCGTGCTGATACCGTGGAGCCGGAGGAGGTGAAGACCGCCTTTCTGCGTGATCTCAATATGATGGACGGCTTGCTCAAGCGCCTGATGACCTATTTCAGCAAAGGAGAAATGGATGATGATCCGGTCCGGCTGGAATTGAGCAGTCTGGTGGATAGTCTGGTTTGCGAATGGGATGATGCTGGCGAGGCGGTCCAACTCGTTGGGTATGCCAACATGACAATTTTGGCCCGTCCCAACGACCTGATGCGCATGGTCGATAACCTGATCGACAATGCCATTAAATATGCAGGTAGCTGCGAGGTGTCATTGAGCCGGGAAGAGGGCGAGCAGGGCGGCGTCGCCTGCCTCAGGGTCATCGATCACGGCCCCGGCATCGCTCAGGAAGACAAACTCCACTTGCTGGAACCGTTTGAACGGGGCGACAAGGCGAGAACGATGAATGACAAGTCCGGCTTCGGACTCGGCCTGGCGATTGCCCGCAAGGTGGCCCAGATGCATCAAGCTACGCTGGAGCTGACCGATACGACCGGCGGTGGATTGACGGTCGTTGTCCGTTTTCCTATCGCCAGCTAG
- the ald gene encoding alanine dehydrogenase, with translation MLIGCPKEIKDHEDRVGLVPSSVLELVAAGHEVMIETNAGAGIGCSDEDYVAAGAKIIATADEIFATAEMVVKVKEPLAVERAKLRSGQLLFTYLHLAPDAAQTEDLVKSGATCIAYETVTSKTGALPLLFPMSEVAGRLAPQVGAQALENNGGGMGVLLGGVPGVDPAEVVIIGAGVSGTNAARVALGMGASVTMVDRNTDALRAAVDRFGTAIKTVYSNKGNIARVVEQADLVIGTVLIPGAETPKLVTAEMIKSMRPGSAVVDVAIDQGGCFETSKATTHSDPTYVVDGVVHYCVANMPGCVARTSTFALNNATLPFALALANKGWEQACKDDPYLRTGLNVHDGKVTYEAVAKALGYDYTSPESILGL, from the coding sequence ATGCTTATCGGATGTCCCAAAGAAATCAAGGACCACGAAGACCGCGTCGGTCTGGTGCCTTCCTCAGTGCTCGAACTGGTCGCCGCTGGCCATGAAGTCATGATCGAAACCAATGCCGGAGCCGGTATCGGTTGCTCTGACGAAGACTATGTTGCCGCAGGCGCAAAGATCATTGCCACAGCCGATGAAATTTTCGCAACAGCCGAAATGGTTGTCAAAGTGAAAGAGCCTCTTGCCGTTGAACGCGCAAAACTGCGCTCCGGCCAGCTTCTCTTTACCTATCTGCATCTGGCTCCTGATGCAGCCCAGACCGAAGATCTGGTCAAATCAGGCGCGACCTGCATCGCCTACGAAACCGTAACCTCGAAAACCGGTGCTCTGCCGCTTCTCTTCCCGATGTCTGAAGTTGCCGGTCGTCTGGCTCCTCAGGTTGGTGCTCAGGCGCTGGAAAACAATGGCGGCGGCATGGGCGTTTTGCTCGGTGGCGTGCCAGGTGTCGATCCGGCAGAAGTCGTCATCATTGGTGCTGGCGTTTCCGGCACCAACGCTGCCCGTGTTGCTCTGGGCATGGGCGCAAGCGTCACCATGGTTGATCGCAATACAGATGCCCTGCGCGCAGCTGTTGACCGCTTTGGCACGGCCATCAAGACCGTTTATTCCAATAAGGGCAACATCGCCCGTGTTGTCGAGCAGGCCGACCTCGTGATCGGTACCGTGTTGATCCCGGGCGCTGAAACACCGAAACTGGTTACCGCAGAGATGATCAAATCCATGCGCCCCGGTTCTGCTGTTGTTGACGTGGCCATCGATCAGGGCGGCTGCTTTGAGACCTCCAAGGCTACCACGCACTCAGACCCAACCTATGTGGTCGATGGTGTCGTGCATTACTGCGTGGCCAACATGCCCGGCTGTGTAGCCCGCACGTCCACCTTCGCGCTCAACAATGCGACCCTGCCATTTGCTCTGGCGCTGGCCAACAAGGGCTGGGAACAGGCTTGCAAGGACGACCCATATCTGCGCACCGGCCTCAATGTGCATGACGGCAAGGTAACTTACGAAGCCGTCGCCAAAGCGCTTGGCTATGATTATACGTCTCCTGAAAGCATTCTGGGGCTCTGA
- the purD gene encoding phosphoribosylamine--glycine ligase gives MTDRLNVLLIGSGGREHALAYGLKKSPRLGALYVAPGNAGLLTLAEKADIQESDHDAVIAFCKAKAIDFVIVGPEAPLVDGLVDSLSAADILTFGPSKEASQLEGSKGYTKDLCAEFDIPTAAYARFVDCAAALAYLKDHPAPIVIKADGLAAGKGVTVAMNDAEAEAAVKECFDGAFGEAGAEVVIEAFLQGEEASLFALCDGKTALHLASAQDHKPVGEGDTGPNTGGMGAYSPAPVMTDALTEEVMEKIVRPTINGMASRGAPFTGILFVGLMITDKGPELIEYNVRFGDPECQTLMMRLESDLLELLLAAAKGELEGVSADWSDDVVMNVVLASKGYPGSYEKGTEIADLSAAEALEGVTIFHAGTAEKDGKLVATGGRVLNVCARGRSVTEAQRLAYKAVDAVRWDNGFCRRDIGWRAVAREKDAAQ, from the coding sequence ATGACTGATCGCCTCAACGTTCTTCTCATCGGCTCTGGCGGACGCGAACATGCCCTTGCCTATGGCCTTAAGAAATCCCCCCGTCTTGGCGCTCTCTATGTAGCTCCGGGCAATGCAGGCCTGCTGACGCTGGCAGAAAAAGCCGACATTCAAGAGAGCGACCATGATGCGGTTATCGCCTTTTGCAAGGCCAAAGCCATCGACTTCGTGATTGTCGGCCCGGAAGCGCCACTGGTTGATGGCCTTGTCGACAGCCTCAGCGCGGCAGACATCCTGACATTCGGTCCTTCCAAGGAAGCTTCCCAGCTGGAAGGCTCCAAAGGCTACACCAAGGATCTGTGCGCCGAGTTTGACATCCCGACTGCTGCCTATGCGCGCTTTGTTGATTGCGCCGCTGCCCTTGCCTATCTCAAGGACCATCCAGCCCCGATCGTCATCAAGGCAGACGGGCTCGCCGCAGGCAAAGGCGTCACCGTTGCGATGAACGATGCCGAAGCCGAAGCGGCTGTCAAGGAATGCTTCGACGGAGCATTTGGTGAAGCTGGTGCTGAAGTGGTCATCGAGGCCTTCTTGCAGGGCGAGGAAGCCAGTCTGTTTGCCCTTTGCGATGGCAAGACCGCGCTGCATCTGGCCTCTGCACAGGATCATAAACCCGTTGGCGAAGGCGACACCGGCCCGAACACCGGTGGCATGGGTGCTTACAGCCCGGCTCCCGTGATGACCGATGCCTTGACCGAAGAGGTCATGGAAAAGATCGTCCGCCCGACCATCAATGGCATGGCCAGCCGCGGCGCGCCCTTCACAGGCATTCTTTTTGTTGGTCTGATGATCACTGACAAGGGCCCTGAGCTGATCGAATATAACGTGCGCTTTGGCGACCCGGAATGTCAGACCCTGATGATGCGCCTTGAAAGCGACCTGCTTGAATTGCTGCTTGCCGCAGCCAAGGGCGAGCTGGAAGGCGTTTCAGCTGATTGGTCAGATGATGTGGTGATGAATGTTGTGCTGGCCTCCAAGGGGTACCCCGGCTCCTATGAGAAAGGCACTGAAATAGCGGATCTCTCAGCAGCCGAAGCGCTGGAGGGCGTCACCATTTTCCACGCTGGCACGGCAGAAAAAGACGGCAAGCTGGTGGCCACCGGTGGCCGTGTGCTCAATGTCTGCGCGCGTGGTCGTTCGGTCACCGAAGCTCAACGCCTTGCCTATAAGGCCGTGGATGCGGTGCGCTGGGACAATGGATTCTGCCGCCGCGATATCGGCTGGCGGGCCGTTGCGCGCGAGAAGGATGCCGCTCAATGA